A window of the Streptomyces sp. NBC_00250 genome harbors these coding sequences:
- a CDS encoding type II toxin-antitoxin system VapB family antitoxin has translation MGVTNVDVDDDVLAEAAKLLGTTTKKDTINTALEEVIRRHHRREAFQRLAERGARGQLERTRRDWEARKAVQHAGDGE, from the coding sequence ATGGGTGTGACCAACGTGGATGTGGACGACGACGTTCTCGCCGAGGCCGCGAAACTGCTCGGTACGACCACGAAGAAGGACACGATCAACACGGCCCTGGAAGAGGTCATAAGGCGGCATCACCGCCGGGAGGCGTTCCAGCGGCTCGCAGAGCGCGGCGCGCGCGGCCAGTTGGAGCGCACACGCCGGGACTGGGAAGCACGCAAGGCCGTCCAGCACGCCGGGGACGGCGAGTGA
- the recD2 gene encoding SF1B family DNA helicase RecD2 produces MSNEGRGPGSAVLEGVLERITYANEESGYTVARVDTGRGAGDLLTVVGALLGAQPGESLRMEGRWGSHPQYGKQFTVENYTTLLPATIQGIRRYLGSGLVKGIGPVFADRITQHFGLDTLDILEEAPARLIEVPGLGPKRTKKISAAWEEQKAIKEVMVFLQGVGVSTSIAVRIYKKYGDASISVVRNQPYRLAADVWGIGFLTADKIAQSVGIPHDSPDRVKAGLQYALSQSSDQGHCFLPEERLIADAVKLLQVDTGLVIECLAELAEDPEGVVRETVPGPEGAPVTAVYLIPFHRAELSLAGQLRRLLRTDEDRMPAFRDVAWDKALAWLADRTGASLAPEQEEAVRLALTRKVAVLTGGPGCGKSFTVRSIVELARAKKAKVVLAAPTGRAAKRLAELTGAEASTVHRLLELKPGGDAAYDRDRPLDADLVVVDEASMLDLLLANKLVKAVAPGAHLLLVGDVDQLPSVGAGEVLGDLLAPGSPVPSVRLTRIFRQAQESGVVTNAHRINSGTPPKTEGLPDFFLFVEEETEDAARVAVEVAARRIPAKFGLDPRRDVQVLAPMHRGPAGAGSLNGLLQQAITPARPDLPEKRFGGRVFRVGDKVTQIRNNYDKGANGVFNGTVGVVTQLDAVEQRLVVRTDEDEEVPYDFDELDELAHAYAVTIHRSQGSEYPAVVIPVTMSAWMMLQRNLLYTAVTRAKKLVVLVGSRRAIAQAVRTVSAGRRFTALAFRLTGGAPV; encoded by the coding sequence ATGTCCAACGAGGGTCGGGGGCCGGGGTCGGCCGTGCTCGAAGGGGTCCTGGAGCGGATCACCTACGCCAACGAGGAGAGCGGGTACACGGTCGCCCGCGTCGACACCGGGCGCGGGGCCGGGGACCTGCTCACCGTGGTGGGGGCGCTGCTCGGGGCGCAGCCGGGGGAGTCGCTGCGGATGGAGGGCCGTTGGGGCTCGCATCCGCAGTACGGCAAGCAGTTCACCGTCGAGAACTACACGACCCTGCTGCCCGCCACGATCCAGGGCATTCGCCGTTATCTCGGCTCGGGTCTCGTCAAGGGCATCGGCCCCGTCTTCGCCGACCGCATCACGCAGCACTTCGGTCTGGACACGCTCGACATCCTCGAAGAGGCCCCCGCGCGCCTGATCGAGGTTCCGGGCCTCGGCCCCAAGCGGACGAAGAAGATCAGCGCGGCCTGGGAGGAGCAGAAGGCGATCAAGGAGGTCATGGTCTTCCTCCAGGGCGTCGGCGTCTCCACCTCCATCGCGGTGCGGATCTACAAGAAGTACGGGGACGCCTCGATCTCCGTCGTCCGCAACCAGCCCTACCGGCTCGCCGCCGATGTCTGGGGCATCGGCTTCCTCACCGCGGACAAGATCGCCCAGTCCGTGGGCATACCGCACGACAGCCCCGACCGGGTGAAGGCCGGCCTGCAGTACGCGCTGTCGCAGTCGAGCGACCAGGGGCACTGCTTCCTCCCCGAGGAGCGGCTGATCGCCGACGCGGTGAAGCTCCTCCAGGTCGACACCGGGCTTGTCATCGAATGCCTCGCCGAGCTGGCCGAGGACCCCGAGGGGGTCGTGCGGGAGACGGTCCCGGGGCCCGAGGGGGCACCCGTCACCGCCGTGTACCTGATCCCCTTCCACCGGGCCGAGCTGTCGCTGGCCGGCCAGCTCCGGCGCCTTCTGCGGACCGACGAGGACCGGATGCCCGCCTTCCGGGACGTGGCCTGGGACAAGGCCCTCGCCTGGCTCGCGGACCGGACCGGGGCCTCCCTGGCGCCCGAGCAGGAGGAGGCCGTCCGGCTCGCCCTCACCCGTAAGGTCGCCGTGCTCACCGGCGGCCCCGGCTGCGGCAAGTCGTTCACGGTCCGCTCGATCGTGGAGCTGGCCCGCGCCAAGAAGGCCAAGGTCGTCCTCGCCGCCCCCACCGGCCGGGCCGCCAAGCGGCTCGCCGAGCTGACCGGCGCCGAGGCCTCCACCGTCCACCGGCTCCTGGAGCTCAAGCCGGGCGGCGACGCGGCCTACGACCGGGACCGGCCCCTCGATGCCGACCTCGTCGTCGTCGACGAGGCCTCCATGCTCGACCTGCTCCTGGCGAACAAGCTGGTCAAGGCCGTCGCACCGGGGGCCCATCTGCTGCTCGTGGGCGATGTGGACCAGCTTCCGTCGGTGGGCGCGGGCGAGGTCCTCGGCGATCTGCTCGCCCCGGGAAGCCCCGTACCGTCGGTGCGGCTGACCCGGATCTTCCGGCAGGCCCAGGAGTCCGGCGTCGTCACCAACGCGCACCGGATCAACTCCGGCACCCCGCCGAAGACCGAAGGCCTCCCGGACTTCTTCCTCTTCGTCGAGGAGGAGACCGAGGACGCCGCCCGGGTCGCGGTGGAGGTCGCGGCCCGCCGGATTCCGGCCAAGTTCGGGCTCGACCCGCGCCGTGACGTGCAGGTCCTCGCCCCCATGCACCGGGGCCCGGCCGGTGCGGGCTCGCTCAACGGACTCCTGCAGCAGGCCATCACCCCGGCCCGCCCCGATCTGCCGGAGAAGCGCTTCGGCGGCCGGGTCTTCCGTGTCGGCGACAAGGTGACCCAGATCAGGAACAATTACGACAAGGGGGCCAACGGAGTCTTCAACGGCACGGTCGGCGTCGTCACCCAGCTGGACGCGGTCGAGCAGCGCCTGGTCGTGCGGACGGACGAGGACGAGGAGGTGCCGTACGACTTCGACGAACTGGACGAACTGGCCCACGCGTACGCGGTCACCATCCACCGTTCGCAGGGCAGCGAGTATCCGGCCGTGGTGATTCCGGTCACCATGAGTGCCTGGATGATGCTTCAGCGGAACCTTCTCTACACGGCCGTGACCCGGGCCAAGAAGCTCGTCGTCCTGGTCGGCTCCCGCCGGGCGATCGCCCAGGCGGTCCGAACGGTTTCCGCAGGCAGACGCTTTACCGCACTCGCGTTTCGGCTCACAGGCGGCGCCCCCGTGTGA
- a CDS encoding citrate synthase produces the protein MSDNSVVLRYADGEYTYPVVESTVGDKGFDIGKLRAQTGLVTLDSGYGNTAAYKSAITYLDGEQGILRYRGYPIEQLAERSTFLEVAYLLINGELPKVDELATFKNEITQHTLVHEDVKNFFRGFPRDAHPMAMLSSVVSALSTFYQDSHNPFDEEQRHLSTIRLLAKLPTIAAYAYKKSIGHPFVYPRNDLGYVENFLRMTFSVPAQEYDLDPVVVSALDKLLILHADHEQNCSTSTVRLVGSSQANMFASISAGISALWGPLHGGANQSVLEMLEGIKANGGDVDSFIRKVKNKEDGVRLMGFGHRVYKSFDPRAKIIKAAAHDVLSALGKSDELLDIALKLEEHALSDEYFVSRNLYPNVDFYTGLIYRAMGFPTEMFTVLFALGRLPGWIAQWHEMIKEPGSRIGRPRQIYTGEVLRDFVPVEGR, from the coding sequence GTGAGCGACAACTCTGTAGTACTGCGGTACGCGGACGGTGAATACACCTACCCGGTGGTCGAGAGCACCGTCGGCGACAAGGGCTTCGACATCGGGAAACTCCGAGCCCAGACCGGTCTGGTCACCCTCGACAGCGGATACGGCAACACCGCCGCCTATAAATCCGCGATCACCTACCTCGACGGTGAGCAGGGGATTCTGCGGTACCGCGGTTACCCCATCGAGCAGCTGGCCGAGCGCTCCACCTTCCTTGAGGTGGCGTACCTGCTGATCAACGGTGAGCTGCCCAAGGTCGACGAGCTGGCGACCTTCAAGAACGAGATCACGCAGCACACGCTCGTCCATGAGGACGTCAAGAACTTCTTCCGCGGTTTCCCGCGGGACGCCCACCCGATGGCGATGCTCTCCTCGGTGGTCTCCGCGCTGTCCACCTTCTACCAGGACAGCCACAACCCGTTCGACGAGGAGCAGCGCCACCTCTCCACGATCCGGCTGCTCGCCAAGCTGCCGACGATCGCGGCGTACGCGTACAAGAAGTCGATCGGTCACCCGTTCGTCTACCCGCGTAACGACCTCGGGTACGTCGAGAACTTCCTGCGCATGACCTTCTCGGTCCCGGCGCAGGAGTACGACCTGGACCCGGTCGTCGTCTCCGCGCTCGACAAGCTGCTGATCCTGCACGCGGACCACGAGCAGAACTGTTCGACCTCCACCGTGCGTCTGGTCGGCTCCTCGCAGGCGAACATGTTCGCCTCGATCTCCGCCGGCATCTCGGCCCTGTGGGGCCCCCTGCACGGTGGCGCCAACCAGTCGGTCCTGGAGATGCTCGAAGGCATCAAGGCCAACGGTGGCGATGTCGACTCCTTCATCCGCAAGGTGAAGAACAAGGAGGACGGCGTCCGCCTGATGGGCTTCGGCCACCGGGTGTACAAGTCCTTCGACCCGCGCGCCAAGATCATCAAGGCGGCGGCGCACGACGTCCTCTCGGCCCTCGGCAAGTCCGACGAGCTGCTGGACATCGCGCTCAAGCTGGAGGAGCACGCGCTCTCCGACGAGTACTTCGTCTCGCGCAACCTCTACCCGAACGTGGACTTCTACACGGGCCTCATCTACCGCGCGATGGGCTTCCCGACCGAGATGTTCACCGTGCTCTTCGCGCTCGGCCGCCTTCCCGGCTGGATCGCCCAGTGGCACGAGATGATCAAGGAGCCCGGCTCCCGCATCGGCCGCCCGCGCCAGATCTACACGGGCGAGGTCCTCCGCGACTTCGTCCCGGTCGAAGGCCGCTGA
- a CDS encoding heavy metal translocating P-type ATPase: MTSSTTAPLVDVAVTELTIGGMTCASCAARVEKKLNRMDGVTATVNYATEKARVEHPPEVGVEALIATVVKTGYTAEEPPPPEPPVEAPEQGPERDPELAPLRQRLTVSALLAAPVVLLAMVPSLQFDNWQWLSLTLAAPVVVWGGLPFHRATWTNLRHGAATMDTLVSVGTLAAFGWSLWALFLGDAGMPGMRHGFDLTVDRSEASSAIYLEVAAGVVTFILLGRYLEARAKRKAGAALRALMELGAKDVAVLRGGTEVRVPVAALRAGDLFVVRPGEKIATDGTVTEGASAVDASLLTGESLPLDVAAGSDVTGGCVNVSGRLVVRATRVGADTQLARMAKLVEDAQNGKAEVQRLADRISAVFVPVVLLIALGTLVTWLLATDDPTASFTAAVAVLIIACPCALGLATPTALMVGTGRGAQLGILIKGPEVLESTRRVDTIVLDKTGTVTTGRMRLTGVRVYGGKYGTDATDETELLRLAGALEHSSEHPVARAVAAGAVERCGELPVPKTFENVPGLGVRGSVDGHLVLVGRAALLTAEGVDVPTRAEPGAVHVAWDGVARGTLTVADTVKDTSAEAVARLRGLGLRPVLLTGDHRAVAEAVAAQVGIDEVIAEVLPEEKAEAVRRLQAEGRTVAMVGDGVNDAAALATADLGLAMGTGTDAAIEASDLTLVRGDLRVAADAIRLARRTLATIKGNLGWAFGYNVAALPLAAAGLLNPMIAGLAMAFSSVFVVSNSLRLRRFV; the protein is encoded by the coding sequence ATGACCTCCAGCACCACCGCACCCCTCGTCGATGTCGCGGTCACCGAGCTGACGATCGGCGGGATGACCTGCGCCTCCTGCGCGGCCCGCGTCGAGAAGAAGCTCAACCGCATGGACGGGGTCACCGCGACCGTCAACTACGCCACGGAGAAGGCGCGCGTCGAACACCCCCCGGAGGTCGGGGTCGAGGCGCTGATCGCCACCGTGGTCAAGACCGGCTACACCGCCGAGGAACCCCCGCCGCCGGAGCCCCCGGTCGAGGCTCCGGAGCAGGGACCCGAGCGGGACCCCGAGCTCGCCCCGCTGCGGCAGCGGCTCACCGTCTCCGCGCTCCTCGCCGCGCCGGTCGTCCTCCTCGCCATGGTCCCGAGCCTCCAGTTCGACAACTGGCAGTGGCTCTCGCTCACCCTCGCCGCCCCCGTCGTCGTCTGGGGCGGGCTGCCCTTCCACCGGGCCACCTGGACCAACCTCCGGCACGGCGCCGCCACCATGGACACCCTCGTCTCCGTCGGCACCCTCGCCGCCTTCGGCTGGTCGCTCTGGGCCCTCTTCCTCGGCGACGCCGGCATGCCCGGCATGCGGCACGGCTTCGACCTCACCGTGGACCGCTCCGAGGCCTCCTCCGCGATCTATCTGGAGGTCGCGGCGGGAGTCGTCACCTTCATCCTCCTCGGCCGCTACCTGGAGGCCCGCGCCAAGCGGAAGGCGGGCGCGGCACTCCGAGCCCTGATGGAACTCGGCGCCAAGGACGTGGCCGTCCTGCGCGGGGGAACGGAGGTACGGGTGCCGGTCGCCGCGCTGCGGGCCGGCGACCTCTTCGTCGTACGCCCCGGGGAGAAGATCGCCACCGACGGCACCGTCACCGAGGGCGCCTCCGCCGTCGACGCCTCCCTGCTCACCGGCGAGTCGCTGCCGCTGGACGTCGCCGCGGGCAGCGACGTCACCGGCGGCTGCGTCAACGTCTCCGGCCGGCTCGTCGTCCGGGCCACCCGGGTCGGCGCCGACACCCAGCTCGCGCGGATGGCGAAGCTCGTCGAGGACGCCCAGAACGGCAAGGCCGAGGTACAGCGGCTCGCCGACCGGATCTCCGCCGTCTTCGTCCCGGTGGTCCTGCTCATCGCACTCGGCACCCTCGTCACCTGGCTGCTGGCGACCGACGACCCGACGGCCTCCTTCACCGCCGCCGTCGCCGTCCTGATCATCGCCTGCCCCTGCGCCCTGGGCCTCGCCACCCCCACCGCCCTCATGGTCGGCACCGGGCGGGGCGCGCAGCTCGGCATCCTGATCAAGGGCCCCGAGGTCCTGGAGTCCACCCGCCGCGTCGACACGATCGTCCTCGACAAGACCGGGACGGTCACCACGGGCCGCATGCGACTGACCGGGGTGCGCGTGTACGGCGGGAAGTACGGCACCGACGCCACCGACGAGACCGAGCTGCTCCGGCTGGCCGGGGCCCTTGAGCACTCCTCCGAGCACCCGGTGGCCCGCGCGGTCGCGGCCGGCGCCGTCGAGCGCTGCGGGGAGCTCCCCGTACCGAAGACCTTCGAGAACGTCCCCGGGCTCGGCGTACGCGGCTCGGTCGACGGCCACCTGGTCCTCGTCGGCCGCGCCGCGCTGCTGACGGCGGAGGGCGTCGACGTGCCGACGAGGGCGGAGCCCGGCGCCGTCCACGTCGCCTGGGACGGGGTCGCCCGGGGCACCCTGACCGTCGCGGACACCGTCAAGGACACCAGCGCGGAGGCGGTGGCCCGGCTGCGCGGCCTCGGGCTGCGGCCGGTCCTCCTCACCGGGGACCACCGGGCGGTGGCGGAGGCCGTGGCGGCGCAGGTGGGCATCGACGAGGTGATCGCCGAGGTGCTGCCGGAGGAGAAGGCCGAGGCGGTCCGGCGGCTCCAGGCGGAGGGCCGGACGGTCGCGATGGTCGGCGACGGGGTGAACGACGCGGCGGCCCTCGCCACGGCGGATCTGGGCCTGGCGATGGGGACGGGCACGGACGCGGCGATCGAGGCGAGCGATCTGACCCTGGTCCGGGGCGACCTGCGGGTCGCGGCCGACGCGATCCGGCTCGCCCGCCGCACCCTGGCGACGATCAAGGGCAACCTCGGCTGGGCCTTCGGCTACAACGTGGCGGCACTCCCGCTCGCGGCGGCCGGACTGCTCAACCCGATGATCGCGGGTCTGGCGATGGCCTTTTCGTCCGTCTTCGTCGTATCCAACAGCCTTCGGCTACGGCGCTTCGTCTGA
- a CDS encoding heavy-metal-associated domain-containing protein, whose translation MTAETKTDLTTVYQVKGMTCGHCEGAVSSEISELPGVSSVTAVAATGQVTVVSAAPLDEEAVRAAVDEAGYELV comes from the coding sequence ATGACCGCAGAGACGAAGACCGACCTCACCACCGTCTACCAGGTCAAGGGCATGACCTGTGGCCACTGCGAGGGCGCGGTGTCGAGCGAGATCTCCGAACTGCCCGGCGTCTCCTCGGTCACGGCGGTCGCCGCCACCGGACAGGTGACCGTCGTCTCCGCCGCCCCGCTCGACGAGGAGGCCGTCCGCGCCGCCGTCGACGAGGCCGGCTACGAACTGGTCTGA
- a CDS encoding sugar phosphate isomerase/epimerase family protein, whose translation MNLDRFSVNQMTVKQLALPDLVTHCVRLGIRGVGLWREPVQEYGVEAAADLVRDAGLTVTTLCRGGFFTSDGWEAENRAAIDEAVTLGTDTVVLVSGGLTPAFPDLPSARAQITKAIGALAPYAAERGIRLAVEPLHPMYAADRCAVSTLDQALAVAERFPADHVGVVVDTYHLWWDDRAPAAVERAGAAGRIHSFQLADWTTPLPAGVLTGRGQLGDGAIDLRAWADLVEKAGWTGPVEVEIFNDALWARDGVEVLEETLERFLEV comes from the coding sequence ATGAACCTCGACCGCTTCAGCGTCAACCAGATGACGGTCAAGCAGCTCGCCCTGCCGGACCTGGTCACCCACTGCGTCCGCCTCGGCATCCGGGGCGTGGGCCTGTGGCGCGAACCGGTCCAGGAGTACGGGGTCGAGGCGGCGGCCGATCTCGTACGGGACGCGGGCCTCACCGTCACCACCCTCTGCCGCGGCGGCTTCTTCACCTCGGACGGCTGGGAGGCGGAGAACCGGGCGGCGATCGACGAGGCGGTCACGCTCGGCACGGACACCGTCGTCCTGGTCTCCGGCGGCCTCACCCCCGCCTTCCCGGACCTGCCCTCGGCCCGCGCCCAGATCACCAAGGCCATCGGCGCCCTGGCCCCCTACGCGGCCGAACGCGGAATCCGCCTGGCCGTCGAGCCCCTCCACCCCATGTACGCCGCCGACCGCTGCGCCGTCTCCACCCTCGACCAGGCGCTGGCCGTCGCGGAGCGCTTCCCCGCCGACCACGTGGGCGTGGTGGTCGACACGTACCACCTCTGGTGGGACGACCGGGCCCCGGCGGCGGTGGAACGCGCGGGCGCGGCGGGCCGCATCCACTCCTTCCAGCTCGCCGACTGGACCACCCCGCTCCCGGCCGGCGTCCTGACCGGCCGGGGCCAGCTGGGCGACGGCGCGATCGACCTCCGGGCGTGGGCCGACCTGGTGGAGAAGGCGGGCTGGACGGGCCCGGTGGAGGTGGAGATCTTCAACGACGCCCTGTGGGCGAGGGACGGCGTGGAGGTCCTGGAGGAGACGCTGGAAAGGTTCCTGGAGGTCTGA
- a CDS encoding cation:proton antiporter, with protein sequence MSHSGATLILIMAIAVLAPLLAYGVGRKLPVPLVIFEILLGILIGPDVLDWAHPDALIDGLSELGLTMLIFLAGYEIEFGKVRGDTLRRSVRAWLITLGLGLATGVLLGGGYAKGVFIGVALTSTALGTVLPVLRDAGDLHGRFGSVVMAFGAVGEFGPIIAMALLLSGRGAAESTVLLAVFAALTAGAVFWALRPRPPWFSRIIAKTLHSSGQFAVRFVFLLLALMLGASQALGLDVLLGAFAAGLITRLVLTGAAPESGPQILEKIEGVGFGFLVPLFFVVTGIEFDLASLLDGGRTLLLLPVFLLLFLVVRGGPIWFLAPRDLDRKDRGGLVLYGSTALPLVVAITTIGVDDKAMTAGEAAALVGAGMVSVLVFPLLALKSRSGAKALPSEQVSGSESW encoded by the coding sequence ATGTCGCATTCGGGGGCCACGCTCATCCTGATCATGGCGATCGCCGTCCTGGCGCCGCTGCTCGCCTACGGAGTCGGGCGCAAGCTCCCCGTCCCCCTCGTCATCTTCGAGATCCTGCTCGGCATCCTGATCGGCCCCGACGTCCTGGACTGGGCCCACCCCGACGCCCTGATCGACGGACTCTCGGAGCTCGGCCTCACCATGCTGATCTTCCTCGCGGGGTACGAGATCGAGTTCGGCAAGGTCCGTGGCGACACCCTCCGGCGCTCCGTCCGGGCCTGGCTGATCACCCTCGGGCTCGGACTCGCCACCGGAGTCCTCCTCGGCGGCGGATACGCCAAGGGCGTCTTCATCGGCGTCGCGCTCACCAGCACCGCGCTCGGCACCGTCCTGCCCGTGCTCCGCGACGCGGGCGACCTCCACGGGCGGTTCGGCTCGGTGGTCATGGCCTTCGGCGCGGTCGGCGAGTTCGGCCCGATCATCGCGATGGCCCTGCTGCTCAGCGGGCGCGGCGCGGCCGAGTCGACCGTGCTGCTCGCGGTCTTCGCGGCGCTCACCGCCGGGGCCGTGTTCTGGGCGCTGCGGCCGCGTCCGCCGTGGTTCTCCCGGATCATCGCCAAGACCCTGCACAGCAGTGGTCAGTTCGCGGTCCGGTTCGTCTTCCTGTTGCTCGCCCTGATGCTGGGTGCCTCGCAGGCCCTCGGGCTCGACGTCCTGCTCGGCGCCTTCGCGGCCGGACTCATCACCCGGCTCGTGCTGACCGGGGCCGCGCCCGAGTCGGGGCCGCAGATCCTGGAGAAGATCGAGGGCGTCGGCTTCGGCTTCCTCGTGCCGCTCTTCTTCGTCGTCACCGGGATCGAGTTCGACCTGGCCTCGCTGCTCGACGGCGGCCGCACCCTGCTCCTGCTGCCGGTCTTCCTGCTGCTCTTCCTCGTCGTGCGGGGCGGACCGATCTGGTTCCTCGCCCCGCGCGACCTGGACCGCAAGGACCGGGGCGGGCTCGTCCTCTACGGCTCGACCGCGCTGCCGCTCGTCGTCGCCATCACGACCATCGGCGTGGACGACAAGGCGATGACGGCCGGCGAGGCGGCGGCGCTCGTCGGGGCCGGCATGGTGTCCGTGCTCGTCTTCCCGCTGCTCGCGCTGAAGTCGCGGTCGGGGGCGAAGGCGCTCCCGTCCGAGCAGGTCAGCGGCTCGGAGTCGTGGTGA
- a CDS encoding PIN domain nuclease — protein sequence MITYLIDTSAYVHLGTDPAAQRRWDAEIETGAIGMCEATRTEILFSAVSAEDRDEIDEDLVAMFAPVRVPKDAWRWVETAQYKLTQKGQHRAAGVVDLLLCATAVHHGLTLLHRDNDFATVTRVLKEVEQQDVRRPGE from the coding sequence GTGATCACGTACCTCATCGACACCAGCGCGTACGTCCACCTCGGCACCGATCCCGCCGCGCAGCGGCGCTGGGACGCCGAGATCGAGACAGGCGCCATCGGAATGTGCGAGGCCACCCGGACGGAGATCCTTTTCAGTGCCGTGAGCGCGGAAGACCGCGATGAGATCGATGAGGACCTCGTTGCCATGTTCGCGCCGGTACGCGTCCCGAAGGACGCGTGGCGATGGGTGGAAACCGCCCAGTACAAGCTGACGCAGAAGGGGCAGCACCGCGCGGCGGGTGTCGTGGATCTGCTTCTCTGCGCCACGGCGGTCCATCACGGTCTGACCCTCCTGCACCGTGACAACGACTTCGCCACGGTCACTCGCGTCCTCAAAGAGGTCGAGCAGCAGGACGTGCGGCGCCCGGGCGAGTGA
- a CDS encoding TetR/AcrR family transcriptional regulator: MSEDRTEEPKAPRRQARGERRIAQLLQAAANVFCANGYTASSTNAIAREAHVSPGTLYQYFPNKEAIAIELGERLLQEMREAHGQAFTPENLALPLPALLDVVVDPMIEFNCENPVFLALMHGSEVPGRIAEEHDALHASLLARVQEVIAHYAPDLSERERARVADMTFVTFKGGLELILAAPEGAERNATIAELKTLLLRYLGPLTDGPSPQPSVTTTPSR, encoded by the coding sequence GAAGAGCCGAAGGCGCCCCGCCGCCAGGCGCGCGGCGAGCGCCGTATCGCACAGCTGCTCCAGGCCGCCGCGAACGTCTTCTGCGCGAACGGCTACACCGCGTCCAGCACCAACGCGATCGCCCGCGAGGCCCATGTCTCGCCGGGCACGCTCTACCAGTACTTCCCGAACAAGGAAGCCATCGCGATAGAGCTCGGCGAGCGCCTGCTGCAGGAGATGCGGGAGGCCCACGGCCAGGCGTTCACCCCGGAGAACCTCGCCCTGCCGCTGCCCGCACTGCTCGACGTCGTCGTCGACCCGATGATCGAGTTCAACTGCGAGAACCCGGTCTTCCTCGCCCTGATGCACGGCTCCGAGGTCCCCGGCCGGATCGCGGAGGAGCACGACGCCCTGCACGCCTCGCTCCTCGCGCGCGTGCAGGAGGTGATCGCCCACTACGCCCCCGACCTCTCCGAACGGGAGCGCGCCCGCGTGGCCGACATGACCTTCGTGACCTTCAAGGGCGGCCTGGAACTCATCCTCGCCGCACCGGAGGGGGCCGAGCGGAACGCGACGATCGCCGAGCTGAAGACCCTCCTCCTCCGCTACCTCGGCCCGCTGACCGACGGGCCGAGCCCGCAACCGTCGGTCACCACGACTCCGAGCCGCTGA